Below is a genomic region from Zea mays cultivar B73 chromosome 9, Zm-B73-REFERENCE-NAM-5.0, whole genome shotgun sequence.
ACTCGACGCGCACCGGCGCGCCGAGCGCCCGGAGCGAGACCCGGGCGTCGGGCCCCGCCGCCGCGTCGTACGCGAAAAAGCCGGCCACGGGCGCGGCCAGCGCGTAGAGGCGCGGCGCGGCGAACGCGGCCGCCGAGCCGCCGGTGAAGCGCTCGAAGACGATGGTGAGGCAGCGCGCGAACGGGGCCGGCACGACGCGCGGCGGGACGACGAAACCGGCGGCGTTGACGCCGTCGGCCCAGAGCGCGTTGCTGCTCACGCGCAGCGCCCAGGCCCGGACGCCCGCGCCGGAGAGGTTGCCCGGGAGGGGCAGCAGGTCGACGGGCTGCGTCGTGTCGTTGGTGGTGGTGTCGCGGAGCAGCTCGGACGCGCGGGCGCGGACCGCGGCCTCGACGGCCGAGATGTTTTCGGTGCGACCCTGCGCCGTGCACGGGGCCGGAAAGGAGGCGGCGAGGACGACGTGCACGAGCAGCGACAGAGGCAGCAGAGGCGCCTTGGCCATTGACGCCTTGTCTTCGTCGGTAGCTAGCTAGCTCTGCGGCGGCGTgtgacggcggcggcggtggcggcaggAAGCCGCCATGTCGAC
It encodes:
- the LOC103638045 gene encoding uncharacterized protein; the protein is MAKAPLLPLSLLVHVVLAASFPAPCTAQGRTENISAVEAAVRARASELLRDTTTNDTTQPVDLLPLPGNLSGAGVRAWALRVSSNALWADGVNAAGFVVPPRVVPAPFARCLTIVFERFTGGSAAAFAAPRLYALAAPVAGFFAYDAAAGPDARVSLRALGAPVRVEFDDELSAAALDKGFDAAAALCVTFAASGEVVATYAVTSGSASTCAVTGTGHFGIVVRLPETPPPASAGWWAWTVGVGAGGVLGASVLALSVAGAISWSRRRRWEEMERRAMAGEELGRMTVRGSRMPSAKVVRTRPELEEPSTPP